In the Polyangia bacterium genome, one interval contains:
- the lspA gene encoding signal peptidase II, which yields MSPATIDTETTDARPSRKYLWFGIFAAISIGLDQWTKQLARTSLKPLGPYRPKVVIDGFFNLRYSENPGVAFGMLQSMPGGRLLLTLMAVAAFALVVAYLRKIPGEATRLHIALGLVGGGAVGNLIDRALYGRVTDFIVWHVKQHEWPAFNIADAALVIGVGLMVLDMFGTKPRADSSS from the coding sequence ATGAGCCCAGCCACGATCGACACGGAGACCACCGACGCCCGCCCCTCGCGCAAGTATCTGTGGTTCGGGATCTTCGCTGCCATCAGCATCGGCCTTGATCAGTGGACCAAGCAGCTGGCCCGCACGTCGCTGAAACCGCTGGGCCCGTATCGGCCCAAGGTGGTGATCGACGGTTTTTTCAACCTGCGCTATTCGGAGAATCCGGGCGTGGCCTTCGGGATGCTGCAGTCGATGCCGGGCGGGCGCCTCTTGCTGACGCTGATGGCGGTGGCGGCCTTCGCGCTGGTGGTGGCCTACCTGCGCAAGATCCCGGGCGAGGCCACCCGCCTGCACATCGCGCTTGGCCTGGTGGGTGGCGGCGCGGTCGGCAACTTGATCGACCGCGCGCTTTACGGCCGCGTCACCGACTTCATCGTCTGGCACGTCAAGCAACACGAATGGCCGGCCTTCAACATCGCCGACGCGGCGCTGGTGATCGGCGTGGGGCTGATGGTCCTGGACATGTTCGGCACCAAGCCGCGCGCCGACTCCTCGTCCTGA